In the Micromonospora narathiwatensis genome, one interval contains:
- a CDS encoding regulatory protein RecX yields MAGRRARTGRGWDASPPRTGDATTPPRPRPGRRGRGAETDPEAAPTPPRDEAELAREICLRQLSVRPRTRAELAGALARRGISEEVAAQVLDRYDEVGIVDDAAFARAWVSSRHSGRGLSRRALANELRQRGVDGEVASEALGELDEETEAETARALVERKLRTARGEPDAVFRRLVGMLARKGYPPGVAIRAVKDALAAQSAEAAEFAEHIDADALADAEHELDRDAR; encoded by the coding sequence GTGGCAGGACGACGCGCCCGTACGGGGCGGGGCTGGGACGCCAGTCCGCCCCGCACGGGTGACGCCACCACCCCGCCGCGCCCCCGTCCGGGGCGCCGTGGGCGCGGCGCGGAGACCGACCCCGAGGCCGCCCCGACCCCGCCCCGGGACGAGGCCGAGCTGGCCCGGGAGATCTGCCTGCGGCAGCTCTCCGTCCGGCCGCGTACCCGGGCGGAGTTGGCCGGTGCGCTCGCCCGGCGGGGCATCTCCGAGGAGGTCGCCGCCCAGGTCCTCGACCGGTACGACGAGGTCGGCATCGTCGACGACGCCGCCTTCGCCCGGGCCTGGGTCAGTAGCCGGCACTCCGGTCGCGGGCTGTCCCGGCGGGCGCTCGCCAACGAGTTGCGCCAGCGCGGCGTCGACGGCGAGGTGGCCAGCGAGGCCCTCGGCGAGCTCGACGAGGAGACCGAGGCGGAGACGGCCCGTGCCCTGGTGGAGCGGAAGCTGCGGACCGCCCGGGGCGAGCCCGACGCGGTGTTCCGCCGTCTCGTCGGCATGCTGGCCCGCAAGGGCTATCCGCCGGGCGTGGCGATCCGGGCGGTGAAGGACGCCCTGGCCGCGCAGAGCGCGGAGGCGGCCGAGTTCGCCGAGCACATCGACGCCGACGCGCTCGCCGACGCCGAGCACGAACTCGACCGGGACGCCCGCTGA
- the rny gene encoding ribonuclease Y: MSAFDVVILAVVLILAVVVVGAVLAGVRILRRFSLAPAPEDPAFIAEKDRQEQSLAALRSAADEANSTIDVAKSAAAAARTEAAAAKAEAKAARAEARRVLDDARTEADTVLERAHKQAEADAEQLRATARRSGEREVAVLAATTREQAAEVERRAARMDERERLHTEEVERLAERERQLTAASAALAARETALVEREQDLARAEQQRRRELERVAGLTAEAARVELVESIESQAKREAALLVRDIESDARSTAEQRARHIVVDAIQRVASEQTAESVVSVLHLPGDEMKGRIIGREGRNIRAFESVTGVNLIIDDTPEAVLLSCFDPVRREVGRLTLEKLVLDGRIHPHRIEEVYDLARHEVEELCHRAAEDALVEVGITEIHPELVTLLGRLRYRTSYGQNVLKHLVETAHIAGIMAAELRLDVPTIKRSAFLHDIGKALTHEVEGSHAIIGADLARKYGESEDVVHAIEAHHNEVPPQTIEAVLTQASDACSGGRPGARRESLEAYVKRLERIEEIAAGKLGVEKVFAMQAGREIRVMVKPEDVDDIGAAVLARDVAKQIEEELTYPGQIRVTVVRESRVTEIAR; this comes from the coding sequence ATGAGCGCGTTTGACGTCGTCATCCTCGCGGTGGTGCTGATCCTCGCCGTCGTGGTGGTCGGCGCCGTCCTGGCCGGAGTTCGCATCCTGCGCCGGTTCAGCCTCGCGCCCGCCCCCGAGGACCCGGCCTTCATCGCCGAGAAGGACCGGCAGGAGCAGTCGCTGGCGGCGCTGCGCAGCGCCGCCGACGAGGCGAACAGCACGATCGACGTGGCGAAGTCGGCCGCCGCGGCGGCCCGTACGGAGGCGGCTGCCGCGAAGGCGGAGGCGAAGGCCGCCCGTGCCGAGGCCCGGCGGGTTCTCGACGACGCCCGAACCGAGGCCGACACCGTGCTGGAGCGGGCGCACAAGCAGGCCGAGGCGGACGCCGAGCAGCTCCGCGCCACGGCCCGGCGTAGCGGTGAGCGGGAGGTGGCGGTGCTCGCCGCGACCACCCGCGAGCAGGCCGCCGAGGTCGAGCGGCGGGCCGCCCGGATGGACGAGCGAGAGCGGCTGCACACCGAGGAGGTCGAGCGGCTAGCCGAGCGGGAACGGCAGCTCACCGCAGCCAGCGCCGCCCTGGCCGCTCGGGAGACCGCCCTGGTCGAACGGGAACAGGACCTCGCGCGGGCCGAGCAGCAGCGCCGCCGGGAGCTGGAACGGGTGGCCGGCCTGACGGCCGAGGCGGCTCGGGTCGAGCTGGTCGAGTCGATCGAGAGCCAGGCCAAGCGGGAGGCCGCCCTGCTGGTCCGGGACATCGAGTCCGACGCGCGCAGCACCGCCGAGCAGCGGGCCCGGCACATCGTCGTCGACGCCATCCAGCGGGTCGCCAGCGAGCAGACCGCGGAGAGCGTGGTGAGCGTCCTGCACCTGCCGGGTGACGAGATGAAGGGGCGGATCATTGGCCGGGAGGGGCGCAACATCCGGGCCTTCGAGTCGGTCACCGGGGTCAACCTGATCATCGACGACACCCCCGAGGCGGTGCTGCTCTCCTGCTTCGACCCGGTACGCCGGGAGGTCGGCCGGCTCACCCTGGAGAAGCTGGTGCTGGACGGCCGGATCCACCCGCACCGGATCGAGGAGGTCTACGACCTGGCCCGGCACGAGGTCGAGGAGCTTTGCCACCGGGCCGCCGAGGACGCCCTGGTCGAGGTCGGCATCACCGAGATCCACCCGGAGCTGGTCACCCTGCTCGGTCGGCTGCGCTACCGGACGTCGTACGGGCAGAACGTGCTCAAGCACCTGGTGGAGACCGCCCACATCGCCGGGATCATGGCCGCCGAGCTGCGGCTGGACGTGCCGACGATCAAGCGCAGCGCGTTCCTGCACGACATCGGCAAGGCGCTCACCCACGAGGTGGAGGGGAGCCACGCCATCATCGGCGCCGACCTGGCCCGCAAGTACGGCGAGAGCGAGGACGTGGTGCACGCCATCGAGGCGCACCACAACGAGGTGCCGCCGCAGACCATCGAGGCGGTCCTCACCCAGGCCTCGGACGCCTGCTCCGGCGGTCGGCCGGGGGCCCGGCGGGAGAGCCTGGAGGCGTACGTCAAGCGGCTGGAGCGGATCGAGGAGATCGCGGCCGGCAAGCTCGGTGTGGAGAAGGTCTTCGCCATGCAGGCCGGCCGGGAGATCCGGGTCATGGTCAAGCCGGAGGACGTCGACGACATCGGCGCGGCAGTCCTCGCGCGGGACGTGGCCAAGCAGATCGAGGAGGAGCTGACCTACCCGGGCCAGATCCGGGTGACAGTGGTCCGCGAGTCCCGGGTGACCGAGATCGCCCGCTGA
- a CDS encoding amino acid ABC transporter permease produces MSTSTVLYDHPGPRARVRNVVLSVVFGVGLVALLWWVYAKFDQAGQWEGRLWTPFTEPATWTQFILPGLQQTLLAAATGMVLSLAFGIIFAVGRLSDHWWLRLPSGVVVEFFRAVPLLLMIFFIFYGVPFLIQGPVPAFWAVVVGLTLYNGSVLAEAFRAGIRAIPGGQAEAAYAVGMRKNQVMRLILVPQAARAMLPVIVSQLVVLLKDTALGYIVAFPELLQRGVNDLAANHGNVVAAAIVVAAIYIVLNSLLTALAGWLDRRSRRRAFRVVKQTAAPGSTPADGAAVVEPQG; encoded by the coding sequence ATGAGCACCAGCACCGTTCTCTACGACCACCCGGGGCCACGGGCCCGCGTCCGCAACGTGGTGCTCAGCGTCGTCTTCGGCGTGGGCCTCGTCGCTCTGCTCTGGTGGGTCTACGCCAAGTTCGACCAGGCCGGCCAGTGGGAGGGCAGGCTCTGGACGCCGTTCACCGAGCCGGCCACCTGGACCCAGTTCATCCTGCCCGGTCTTCAGCAAACGCTGCTCGCCGCAGCCACCGGCATGGTGCTCTCGCTCGCCTTCGGCATCATCTTCGCCGTCGGCCGACTCTCCGACCACTGGTGGCTCCGGCTTCCGTCCGGCGTGGTGGTGGAGTTCTTCCGCGCCGTGCCGCTACTCTTGATGATCTTCTTCATCTTCTACGGCGTGCCGTTCCTCATCCAGGGGCCGGTCCCGGCGTTCTGGGCGGTCGTCGTCGGTCTCACCCTCTACAACGGGTCGGTGCTGGCCGAGGCGTTCCGCGCCGGCATCCGGGCCATCCCCGGCGGGCAGGCCGAGGCGGCATACGCGGTGGGTATGCGCAAGAACCAGGTCATGCGGCTGATCCTGGTGCCACAGGCCGCCCGGGCCATGCTGCCGGTGATCGTCAGCCAACTCGTGGTGCTGCTCAAGGACACCGCGCTCGGCTACATCGTGGCCTTCCCCGAACTGCTCCAACGCGGTGTGAACGACCTCGCGGCCAACCACGGCAACGTGGTCGCCGCCGCCATCGTGGTGGCCGCCATCTACATCGTGCTCAACTCGCTGCTCACCGCGCTGGCGGGCTGGCTGGACCGGCGTAGCCGTCGGCGGGCGTTCCGGGTCGTGAAGCAGACCGCCGCGCCGGGCTCGACCCCGGCCGATGGAGCCGCCGTCGTCGAGCCACAGGGCTGA
- a CDS encoding amino acid ABC transporter permease — MHVFSDPTNLDAYLSGFLWILKLTGASAVLALVLGVLLAAFRVSPVPVLRWFGAAWVNIFRNTPLTLIIFFCYFGLYATLSMSLADDLNLNNFWLGVVGLSVYTAAFVCEAVRSGINTVPGGQAEAARAIGLTFFQTLRIVILPQAGRAVVAPLGSVLIALCKNATIVGTIGLIEASSVMKQLINDNGDAVIPIFLVFAGTFAAILVPTGYFFGWLANRLAVKR, encoded by the coding sequence ATGCACGTATTCAGTGATCCGACCAACCTCGACGCGTACCTGTCGGGCTTTCTCTGGATCCTCAAGCTGACCGGCGCGTCGGCGGTTCTCGCGCTGGTGCTCGGCGTGCTGCTCGCCGCGTTCCGGGTCTCCCCGGTGCCGGTGCTGCGGTGGTTCGGCGCGGCGTGGGTGAACATCTTCCGCAACACACCGCTCACGCTGATCATCTTCTTCTGCTACTTCGGCCTCTACGCGACGCTGAGCATGAGCCTCGCCGACGACCTGAACCTGAACAACTTCTGGCTCGGCGTGGTCGGCCTGTCGGTCTACACCGCCGCGTTCGTCTGCGAGGCCGTCCGTTCCGGCATCAACACCGTTCCGGGCGGGCAGGCGGAGGCGGCCCGGGCGATCGGGCTGACCTTCTTCCAGACCCTGCGGATCGTGATCCTGCCGCAGGCCGGGCGGGCCGTGGTGGCCCCGCTGGGCAGCGTGCTCATCGCGCTGTGCAAGAACGCCACGATCGTCGGCACCATCGGCCTGATCGAAGCATCCAGCGTGATGAAGCAGCTGATCAACGACAACGGTGACGCGGTGATCCCGATCTTCCTGGTCTTCGCCGGCACCTTCGCCGCGATCCTCGTTCCCACCGGATACTTCTTCGGCTGGCTGGCCAACCGACTGGCGGTGAAGCGCTGA
- a CDS encoding glutamate ABC transporter substrate-binding protein: protein MRYKRVAAVAAAATLAFGMSACGGDGDSGSGGSSAKGIIGKAQNQKKLVIGVKADQPGLGLQTGSQYEGFDIEIAKIVAKGLGVDANNIEWKTTVSANREPFIQQGTVDLVVATYTINDERKQKINFAGPYYVAGQDLLVKADSTITGPEGLDGKKVCSAQGSTPAKRIQTDYPKASLQQFDAYSKCITALEGGQVDAVSTDDIILAGYAAQDQYAGKFKVVGKPFSTEPYGIGLKKDDKDGCEKINEILKTAAGDGSYKAAWDATLGKSGTAAPELDTTKLTNCGSV from the coding sequence ATGCGTTACAAGCGCGTGGCGGCAGTCGCCGCAGCGGCCACCCTGGCGTTCGGCATGAGCGCCTGCGGCGGCGACGGGGACAGCGGCTCCGGCGGCAGCAGCGCCAAGGGCATCATCGGCAAGGCGCAGAACCAGAAGAAGCTGGTCATCGGCGTGAAGGCCGACCAGCCGGGCCTGGGCCTGCAGACGGGTAGCCAGTACGAGGGCTTCGACATCGAGATCGCCAAGATCGTGGCCAAGGGCCTCGGCGTCGACGCGAACAACATCGAGTGGAAGACCACCGTCTCCGCCAACCGTGAGCCCTTCATCCAGCAGGGCACCGTCGACCTGGTCGTGGCGACCTACACGATCAACGACGAGCGCAAGCAGAAGATCAACTTCGCCGGGCCGTACTACGTCGCCGGCCAGGATCTGCTGGTCAAGGCGGACTCCACCATCACCGGCCCGGAGGGGCTGGACGGGAAGAAGGTCTGCTCGGCGCAGGGTTCGACCCCGGCCAAGCGGATCCAGACCGACTACCCGAAGGCGTCGCTCCAGCAGTTCGACGCGTACTCGAAGTGCATCACGGCCCTTGAGGGCGGCCAGGTCGACGCGGTGAGCACCGACGACATCATCCTGGCCGGCTACGCCGCCCAGGACCAGTACGCCGGCAAGTTCAAGGTCGTCGGCAAGCCCTTCTCCACCGAGCCGTACGGCATCGGTCTGAAGAAGGACGACAAGGACGGCTGCGAGAAGATCAACGAGATCCTCAAGACGGCCGCCGGTGACGGCTCGTACAAGGCCGCCTGGGACGCCACCCTCGGCAAGAGCGGCACGGCCGCCCCTGAGCTGGACACCACCAAGCTGACCAACTGCGGCAGCGTCTGA
- a CDS encoding amino acid ABC transporter ATP-binding protein, whose protein sequence is MDDVTTGEPLIVLDGVNKWFGPLHVLDDVSLSVGRGEVVVVIGPSGSGKSTLCRTINRLEPIDSGTITFDGTPLPAEGRALAKLRSEVGMVFQSFNLFAHKTILENVTLGPLKVRKEKLASARERGLALLDRVGIANQADKYPAQLSGGQQQRAAIARALAMQPKAMLFDEPTSALDPEMVGEVLDVMTSLARDGMTMVVVTHEMGFARHAANRVIFMADGRLVEDAPPAEFFANPRSERAKDFLSKILTH, encoded by the coding sequence GTGGACGACGTGACGACGGGCGAACCGCTCATCGTGCTGGACGGGGTCAACAAGTGGTTCGGCCCCCTGCACGTGCTGGACGACGTCTCGCTCTCCGTCGGCCGGGGCGAGGTGGTCGTGGTGATCGGTCCTTCGGGTTCCGGCAAGTCGACGCTCTGCCGGACGATCAACCGGCTGGAGCCCATCGACTCGGGCACCATCACCTTCGACGGCACCCCGCTGCCCGCGGAGGGCAGGGCGCTGGCGAAGCTGCGCAGCGAGGTCGGCATGGTCTTCCAGTCGTTCAACCTCTTCGCGCACAAGACCATTCTGGAGAACGTCACCCTCGGCCCGTTGAAGGTCCGCAAGGAGAAGCTGGCCTCCGCCCGCGAACGCGGCCTGGCCCTGCTCGACCGGGTCGGCATCGCCAACCAGGCGGACAAGTACCCGGCACAGCTCTCCGGCGGCCAGCAGCAGCGGGCGGCGATCGCCCGCGCGCTGGCCATGCAGCCCAAGGCGATGCTCTTCGACGAGCCGACCAGCGCGCTGGACCCGGAGATGGTCGGCGAGGTGCTGGACGTGATGACCTCGCTGGCCCGCGACGGCATGACGATGGTCGTGGTCACCCACGAGATGGGCTTCGCCCGGCACGCGGCGAACCGGGTGATCTTCATGGCGGACGGCAGGCTCGTCGAGGACGCCCCGCCGGCCGAGTTCTTCGCGAACCCGCGCAGCGAGCGGGCCAAGGACTTCCTGTCCAAGATCCTCACGCACTGA
- the selD gene encoding selenide, water dikinase SelD: MTEPLRLTDYARGGGCACKIPPGELEAMVAGLGPATGVADLLVGLDHGDDAAVVRLDERTGLVSTADFFTPVVDDAYDWGRIAAANALSDVYAMGGTPLVALNLLCWPRDVLPLELAREVLRGGQDVAREAGCHLAGGHSVDDDGPKYGLAVTGVVRPEELITLDAGRAGLPLSLTKPLGVGVLNTRHKRTGERFPEAVATMARLNRDAARAAVAAGVRCGTDVTGFGLLGHASKLARASRLTVAIDAAAVPYLPAARAALRDGYVSGGTRRNLDWVTPWTDFGGLDEGERLLLADAQTSGGLLVAGEVPGGTVIGELLPAGEYLIRVR, encoded by the coding sequence ATGACCGAGCCGCTCAGGCTGACCGATTACGCCCGCGGCGGCGGTTGCGCCTGCAAGATTCCCCCGGGCGAACTGGAGGCCATGGTCGCCGGCCTCGGCCCGGCCACCGGCGTCGCGGACCTGCTGGTCGGGTTGGACCACGGCGACGACGCCGCGGTGGTCCGGCTGGACGAGCGCACCGGCCTGGTCAGCACCGCCGACTTCTTCACCCCCGTGGTGGACGACGCGTACGACTGGGGCCGGATCGCCGCCGCCAACGCGCTGTCCGACGTGTACGCCATGGGCGGCACCCCGCTCGTCGCGCTCAACCTGCTCTGCTGGCCCCGGGACGTACTCCCGTTGGAGCTGGCCCGGGAGGTGCTGCGCGGTGGTCAGGACGTGGCCCGGGAGGCCGGCTGCCACCTGGCCGGCGGGCACAGCGTGGACGACGACGGCCCGAAGTACGGCCTGGCCGTCACCGGGGTCGTCCGACCGGAGGAGCTGATCACCCTGGACGCCGGCCGGGCCGGCCTGCCGCTGTCGCTGACCAAGCCGCTCGGGGTGGGGGTGCTGAACACCCGGCACAAGCGGACCGGGGAACGGTTTCCGGAGGCGGTCGCCACGATGGCCCGGCTCAACCGGGACGCGGCCCGGGCGGCGGTGGCGGCGGGCGTCCGCTGCGGCACCGACGTGACCGGCTTCGGGCTGCTCGGGCACGCCTCGAAGCTGGCCCGGGCCAGCCGGCTCACGGTCGCGATCGACGCGGCGGCGGTGCCGTACCTGCCGGCGGCCCGGGCGGCGTTGCGCGACGGGTACGTCAGCGGCGGCACCCGCCGCAACCTGGACTGGGTGACCCCGTGGACCGACTTCGGTGGTCTCGACGAGGGGGAGCGGCTGCTGCTGGCCGACGCGCAGACCTCGGGCGGGCTGCTGGTCGCGGGCGAGGTGCCCGGCGGCACGGTGATCGGGGAGCTGCTGCCGGCCGGCGAGTACCTGATCCGGGTCCGCTGA
- a CDS encoding DUF2277 domain-containing protein — protein sequence MCRSIKTLREPYVPVVTEEDIRAAALQYVRKISGFRTPAAHNAEAFNAAVDAVAAATATLLDQLVVRGQQPAARG from the coding sequence GTGTGCCGGAGTATCAAGACCCTGCGTGAGCCGTACGTGCCGGTGGTCACCGAGGAGGACATCCGGGCCGCCGCGCTGCAGTACGTCCGGAAGATCTCCGGGTTCCGTACCCCCGCCGCGCACAACGCCGAGGCGTTCAACGCGGCGGTGGACGCGGTGGCCGCCGCCACCGCGACCCTCCTGGACCAGTTGGTGGTCCGGGGCCAGCAGCCGGCCGCCCGGGGCTGA
- the miaB gene encoding tRNA (N6-isopentenyl adenosine(37)-C2)-methylthiotransferase MiaB: MTTAAAGSPRTYQVRTYGCQMNVHDSERISGLLEQAGYVRAAEADEQPDVVVFNTCAVRENADNRLYGNLGHLRPVKDRHPGMQIAVGGCLAQKDRGEIVRKAPWVDVVFGTHNIGSLPVLLERARHNAAAEVEILESLDVFPSTLPTRRESTYAGWVSISVGCNNTCTFCIVPSLRGKEKDRRPGDILSEVRALVDEGVLEVTLLGQNVNSYGVEFGDRYAFGKLLRACGDIDGLERVRFTSPHPKDFTDDVIAAMAETPNVCHSLHMPLQSGSDEVLRAMRRSYRSERYLGIIEKVRAAMPDAAITTDIIVGFPGETEADFERTLDVVRAARFSSAFTFQYSKRPGTPAATMDGQLPKQIVQERYERLIATVEEITWAENKKLVGETVEVLVAVGEGRKDERTGRMSGRSRDGRLVHFDAGSLAGQIRPGDIVHTTVTYAAPHHLNADGEPLSHRRTRAGDGAEAGRAPRTPGVLLGLPTIGAPAAAPAPATGCAAH; this comes from the coding sequence ATGACTACCGCAGCCGCGGGCAGCCCGCGCACCTACCAGGTGCGCACGTACGGCTGCCAGATGAACGTGCACGACTCCGAGCGCATTTCCGGCCTGCTGGAACAGGCCGGGTACGTGCGTGCCGCCGAGGCCGACGAGCAACCCGACGTGGTGGTGTTCAACACCTGCGCCGTCCGGGAGAACGCCGACAACCGGCTCTACGGCAACCTGGGTCATCTGCGCCCCGTGAAGGACAGGCACCCCGGGATGCAGATCGCGGTCGGCGGCTGCCTGGCCCAGAAGGACCGGGGCGAGATCGTCCGCAAGGCCCCCTGGGTGGACGTGGTCTTCGGCACGCACAACATCGGCTCGCTGCCGGTGCTGCTGGAGCGGGCCCGGCACAACGCCGCCGCCGAGGTGGAGATCCTCGAATCCCTCGACGTCTTCCCCTCCACGCTGCCCACCCGCCGTGAGTCGACGTACGCCGGCTGGGTGTCGATCTCCGTCGGCTGCAACAACACCTGCACGTTCTGCATCGTGCCCTCCCTGCGCGGCAAGGAGAAGGACCGCCGCCCCGGCGACATCCTCTCCGAGGTGCGCGCCCTGGTCGACGAGGGCGTGCTGGAGGTGACCCTGCTCGGGCAGAACGTCAACTCCTACGGCGTGGAGTTCGGTGATCGCTACGCGTTCGGCAAGCTGCTGCGCGCCTGCGGCGACATCGACGGGCTGGAGCGGGTCCGGTTCACCAGCCCGCACCCGAAGGATTTCACCGACGACGTGATCGCCGCGATGGCCGAGACGCCCAACGTCTGCCACTCGCTGCACATGCCGTTGCAGTCCGGCTCCGACGAGGTGCTGCGGGCCATGCGGCGCTCGTACCGGTCGGAGAGATACCTGGGCATCATCGAAAAGGTCCGGGCGGCGATGCCGGACGCGGCGATCACCACGGACATCATCGTCGGTTTCCCGGGCGAGACCGAGGCCGACTTCGAGCGGACCCTCGACGTGGTCCGTGCGGCCCGCTTCTCCTCCGCGTTCACCTTCCAGTACTCCAAGCGCCCCGGCACCCCGGCCGCGACCATGGACGGCCAGCTTCCCAAGCAAATCGTGCAGGAGCGGTACGAGCGGCTGATCGCCACGGTGGAGGAGATCACCTGGGCGGAGAACAAGAAGCTCGTCGGCGAGACCGTCGAGGTGCTGGTCGCGGTCGGCGAGGGGCGCAAGGACGAGCGCACCGGCCGGATGTCCGGCCGGTCCCGGGACGGCCGCCTCGTTCACTTCGATGCGGGGAGCCTGGCCGGGCAGATCCGCCCCGGCGACATCGTGCACACCACGGTCACCTACGCCGCCCCGCACCACCTCAACGCCGACGGGGAGCCGCTGTCGCACCGGCGTACCCGGGCCGGCGACGGGGCCGAGGCGGGGCGTGCCCCGCGTACCCCCGGGGTGCTGCTCGGACTCCCCACGATCGGTGCCCCGGCCGCGGCGCCCGCGCCGGCAACCGGCTGCGCCGCCCACTGA
- a CDS encoding cellulase family glycosylhydrolase: MHRPSALGGALAALATAAAGVLVAAAVSTTPAAAATGGTGTGYLRTSGNKIVDSTGATVRLTGINWFGMETDNKTFHGLWSSNPWRSQLDTMARLGYNTLRIPYSNDALKPGATATGINDYVNPDLVGNSPLQILDKVIDYAGSKGMRVILDRHRPTSAGQSALWYTSGVSEATWINDWKMLAQRYAGNTTVIGADLHNEPHAEGTNPNATGACWGCGDNARDWRLAAERAGNAILGVQPNWLIFVEGVSCPSGGQPNVWNGETEDCGWWGGNLSKAKDFPVRLNVANRLVYSPHEYAISVYHQTWFDDPTYPANMPAIWDKYWGYLYKQNIAPIMMGEFGTTLQDPKDKVWLQNLMAYTGTGVNGMSFTYWSWNPNSGDTGGIANDDWTTINQAKQDILQPYLIAPVGGGTTSPSPTVSPTVRPTATPTGGPTGGPTTPPPSGGCTATYKQTNAWQGGFQGELTVKNTGTGTLNPWSVTWTWPSGVTLASGWNATVTQSGTTVTAAAPDWAKTLAPGASVTIGFTANGTASTPATVKLNGTAC, from the coding sequence ATGCACCGACCGTCCGCTCTCGGCGGCGCGCTCGCCGCGCTCGCCACCGCCGCGGCCGGCGTCCTCGTCGCCGCCGCCGTCAGCACCACCCCGGCCGCCGCCGCCACCGGCGGCACCGGCACCGGTTATCTGCGCACCAGCGGTAACAAGATCGTCGACAGCACGGGGGCCACCGTCCGGCTCACCGGCATCAACTGGTTCGGCATGGAGACCGACAACAAGACCTTCCACGGTCTGTGGTCGAGCAACCCGTGGCGCAGCCAGCTCGACACCATGGCCCGGCTGGGCTACAACACCCTGCGCATCCCGTACTCGAACGACGCGCTGAAGCCGGGCGCGACGGCCACCGGGATCAACGACTACGTCAACCCCGACCTGGTCGGGAACTCCCCGTTGCAGATCCTCGACAAGGTCATCGACTACGCGGGCAGCAAGGGGATGCGGGTCATCCTGGACCGGCACCGGCCGACCTCGGCCGGGCAGTCGGCGCTCTGGTACACGTCCGGCGTGTCCGAGGCGACCTGGATCAACGACTGGAAGATGCTGGCCCAGCGGTACGCCGGCAACACCACGGTGATCGGGGCGGACCTGCACAACGAGCCGCACGCCGAGGGCACCAACCCCAACGCCACCGGCGCCTGCTGGGGCTGCGGCGACAACGCCCGGGACTGGCGGCTGGCCGCCGAGCGGGCCGGCAACGCGATCCTCGGGGTGCAGCCGAACTGGCTGATCTTCGTGGAGGGAGTGAGCTGCCCCAGCGGCGGGCAGCCGAACGTCTGGAACGGCGAGACCGAGGACTGCGGCTGGTGGGGCGGCAACCTCTCCAAGGCCAAGGACTTCCCGGTCCGGCTGAACGTGGCCAACCGGCTGGTCTACTCGCCGCACGAGTACGCCATCTCGGTCTACCACCAGACGTGGTTCGACGACCCGACGTACCCGGCGAACATGCCGGCCATCTGGGACAAGTACTGGGGTTACCTCTACAAGCAGAACATCGCGCCGATCATGATGGGCGAGTTCGGCACCACGCTCCAGGACCCGAAGGACAAGGTGTGGCTGCAGAACCTGATGGCCTACACCGGGACCGGCGTCAACGGGATGTCCTTCACGTACTGGTCGTGGAACCCGAACTCCGGTGACACCGGCGGCATCGCGAACGACGACTGGACCACGATCAACCAGGCCAAGCAGGACATCCTCCAGCCGTACCTGATCGCGCCGGTCGGCGGGGGCACCACCAGCCCGAGCCCGACGGTCTCCCCCACCGTCAGGCCGACCGCGACGCCGACCGGGGGGCCGACCGGGGGGCCGACCACGCCGCCGCCGTCCGGCGGGTGCACGGCGACGTACAAGCAGACCAACGCATGGCAGGGCGGCTTCCAGGGTGAGCTGACCGTGAAGAACACCGGCACCGGCACGTTGAACCCGTGGTCGGTGACCTGGACCTGGCCGTCCGGGGTGACCCTGGCCAGCGGCTGGAACGCCACCGTCACCCAGTCCGGCACCACGGTCACCGCCGCCGCGCCCGACTGGGCGAAGACCCTCGCCCCCGGCGCCTCGGTGACCATCGGCTTCACCGCCAACGGCACGGCCTCCACGCCCGCCACCGTGAAGCTCAACGGCACCGCCTGCTGA